One genomic segment of Callospermophilus lateralis isolate mCalLat2 chromosome 20, mCalLat2.hap1, whole genome shotgun sequence includes these proteins:
- the Cav3 gene encoding caveolin-3: MMTEEHTDLEAQIIKDIHCKEIDLVNRDPKNINEDIVKVDFEDVIAEPVGTYSFDGVWKVSYTTFTVSKYWCYRLLSTLLGVPLALLWGFLFACISFCHIWAVVPCIKSYLIEIQCISHIYSLCIRTFCNPVFAALGQICSNIKVVLRKEI, encoded by the exons ATGATGACCGAAGAGCACACGGATCTCGAAGCCCAGATTATCAAGGACATCCACTGCAAGGAGATCGACCTTGTGAACCGAGACCCCAAAAACATTAATGAGGACATAGTCAAG GTGGATTTTGAAGATGTGATTGCAGAACCCGTGGGCACCTACAGCTTCGATGGCGTGTGGAAGGTGAGCTACACCACCTTCACTGTCTCTAAGTACTGGTGTTACCGCCTGCTGTCCACGCTGCTCGGCGTCCCACTGGCCCTGCTCTGGGGCTTCCTGTTCGCCTGCATCTCCTTCTGCCACATCTGGGCGGTGGTGCCATGCATTAAGAGCTACCTGATTGAGATCCAGTGCATCAGCCACATCTACTCTCTCTGTATTCGTACCTTCTGCAACCCAGTCTTCGCTGCCCTGGGTCAGATCTGCAGCAACATCAAGGTGGTGCTGCGGAAGGAAATCTAA